Proteins from a single region of Calypte anna isolate BGI_N300 chromosome 26, bCalAnn1_v1.p, whole genome shotgun sequence:
- the GPR61 gene encoding LOW QUALITY PROTEIN: G-protein coupled receptor 61 (The sequence of the model RefSeq protein was modified relative to this genomic sequence to represent the inferred CDS: substituted 1 base at 1 genomic stop codon): MGRXAHRMEPSLPAPWAWNGSRGVRGLQPPPGSMPPNGTVDGKPKDVASKSVGLFFMLLLDLTAIVGNAAVMAVIVKTPALRKFVFVFHLCLVDFLAALTLMPLEMLSGSAVFDSPVFGEAMCRVYLFLSVCFISMCILSISTINVERYYYVVHPLRYEVRMTVGLVACVLVGVWLKAVATSLVPVLGWLSLDRPPAPAGRGCSLQWSRGPYCKFFVVFFAAFYFLLPLLIIVVVYCSMFKVARVAAMHHGPLPTWMETPRRRSESLSSRSTMVTTSGAPRTTPQRTFGGGKAAAILLAVGGQFLFCWLPYFSFHLYTALSSQPLAGPAAETVVTWLGYFCFTSNPFFYGCLNRQIRAELGRLLTCFFKQPPPEELRLPSREGSIEENFLQFLQGTACPAEPPPRTPSPKTEPPPLPAGFRIPGQIEEEAAEGPERRGADGGSVPVVASSKPEL; this comes from the coding sequence ATGGGCCGGTGAGCTCACAGGATGGAGCCCTCCCTGCCCGCCCCGTGGGCCTGGAACGGCTCTAGGGGGGTGCGGGGGCTCCAGCCCCCCCCGGGCTCCATGCCCCCCAACGGGACGGTGGATGGCAAACCCAAAGACGTGGCCTCCAAGTCGGTGGGGTTGTTCTTCATGCTGCTCCTGGACCTGACGGCCATCGTGGGCAACGCCGCCGTCATGGCCGTCATCGTGAAGACGCCGGCGCTGCGCAAGTTCGTCTTCGTCTTCCACCTCTGCCTGGTGGACTTCTTGGCCGCCCTCACCCTGATGCCCCTGGAGATGCTCTCGGGCTCGGCCGTTTTCGACAGCCCCGTGTTTGGGGAGGCCATGTGCCGCGTCTACCTGTTCCTCAGCGTCTGCTTCATCAGCATGTGCATCCTCTCCATCTCCACCATCAACGTGGAGCGGTACTACTACGTGGTGCACCCGCTGCGGTACGAGGTGAGGATGACGGTGGGGCTGGTGGCCTGCGTCCTGGTGGGCGTCTGGCTCAAGGCCGTGGCCACCTCCCTCGTCCCCGTGCTGGGCTGGTTGTCCCTCGACCGACCGCCGGCGCCCGCCGGCCGCGGTTGCTCCTTGCAATGGAGCCGTGGGCCCTACTGCAAGTTCTTCGTCGTCTTCTTCGCCGCCTTCTacttcctcctgcccctcctcaTCATCGTGGTGGTCTACTGCAGCATGTTCAAGGTGGCCCGGGTGGCCGCCATGCACCACGGCCCCCTCCCCACCTGGATGGAGACTCCGCGGCGCCGCTCCGAGTCGCTCAGCAGCCGCTCCACCATGGTCACCACCTCGGGAGCCCCCCGGACCACCCCCCAGAGGACGTTTGGGGGGGGCAAGGCGGCCGCCATCCTGCTGGCCGTGGGGGGCCAGTTCCTCTTCTGCTGGTTGCCCTACTTCTCCTTCCACCTCTACACCGcgctcagctcccagcccttGGCGGGGCCGGCGGCCGAGACCGTGGTCACCTGGCTGGGTTATTTCTGCTTCACCTCCAACCCCTTCTTCTACGGGTGCCTCAACCGGCAGATCCGGGCGGAGCTGGGCCGGCTCCTCACCTGCTTCTTCAAGCAGCCGCCCCCGGAGGAGCTGCGGCTGCCCAGCCGGGAGGGCTCCATCGAGGAGAACTTCCTGCAGTTCCTCCAGGGCACCGCGTGTCCCGCAGAGCCCCCGCCCcgcacccccagccccaaaaCGGAgcccccgcccctccccgccgGTTTCCGCATCCCGGGGCAGATcgaggaggaggcggcggaggGGCCGGAGCGCCGGGGGGCGGACGGGGGCTCCGTGCCCGTGGTCGCCTCTTCCAAGCCGGAGCTGTAG